One Clostridium sp. CM027 genomic window carries:
- a CDS encoding HAAS domain-containing protein, translating into MNKNEFMKELSRNLSNLREEEKQDILIDYDEYFTIGAEKGRSEEDIAISLGEPRTIAKQLRANYMIEKAQNTKSSANIGRAIIAAVGLGFFNIILLGPFIGIVGVLIGLYATAFGFTISGIGVVLGTFLKLIFPSYISMDVNWIISIAIGMGLSAVGALMFIGCKHLTKWLYKVTIKYLKTNIKIINGKEEQDYEKI; encoded by the coding sequence ATGAATAAAAATGAATTTATGAAAGAACTTTCAAGAAATTTATCTAATCTTCGCGAAGAAGAAAAACAAGATATTTTAATTGATTATGATGAATATTTTACCATAGGAGCAGAAAAAGGAAGAAGTGAAGAAGACATAGCCATATCTCTTGGAGAGCCTAGAACTATTGCAAAACAGTTAAGAGCAAATTATATGATTGAGAAAGCACAAAATACAAAATCTTCAGCAAATATTGGTAGAGCTATAATTGCAGCAGTCGGGTTAGGTTTTTTTAATATAATATTGTTAGGACCGTTTATAGGTATTGTTGGGGTGCTCATAGGATTGTATGCAACGGCGTTTGGATTCACTATAAGTGGAATAGGGGTAGTTTTAGGCACGTTTCTTAAATTAATATTTCCAAGTTATATATCCATGGATGTAAATTGGATTATAAGTATTGCAATTGGCATGGGGCTTAGTGCTGTAGGAGCTTTAATGTTTATAGGATGTAAGCATCTAACAAAATGGCTATATAAAGTAACTATTAAATATTTAAAAACAAATATCAAAATAATTAATGGTAAAGAGGAGCAAGACTATGAGAAAATTTAA
- a CDS encoding UvrD-helicase domain-containing protein, with protein MKYAEVYNKINGNNFIHRCILVKGKSASGKTTMAVSKYKNMIENENIKSSNILCLFMNKYQNITWTREMDFNMTSEIRKNSYYGFIRKELSLYWPYVVENCKELKISLLKPEFASFDATNYAMKALVEHFRTSKGYFIDITSTSSKIASDLISNINNAALSLVPFNEIGTRLYNSLEVKDFCAKETYNQLDEVIQYYISKLLGNGVVDYGLCFYLYNKYLLKDARYFNMNKIKYLIVDDIDQASPSELDLIFKLIDNVDKAYLFYNPSGGFCSYYGANTNYLRQKLNIDYDEIILDEHFCCNDEFIDFSRAIENRAHNNYEEEKISDNLPAYIDLTSQLRCEMVEKISFKIEELINHGVKPKDIAVICPFNDFVISHELQKKTKELGISVMETSKKYRFIDNEYLQPLIILAVLCNSFTSIKLTSEDYKNFFSFMLQLDIIRSSLLSDLVNSSGEMRDINKAIQDRVGIEVASNYNELKKWISDYKESNLECNIPLGEFFRKAFLEVLITIPKVKQHVGDYISIYENCESFVNTLDKLQFKGKSSEERFIEFIRRDGKDFYSLNDIQEMLLQENSIVFTSPYTYLTSNLSSVVQIWADINSNMWCSRNIKELSNYYVLRSNWNINDIYTQETENNNIYRILMSVVDGLLRKCRGKLYIYGSEYSLNGYEQQSIFADILVEILSGRGENYDRGYE; from the coding sequence ATTAAATATGCGGAAGTCTACAACAAAATAAATGGAAATAATTTTATCCACCGATGCATATTAGTTAAAGGGAAATCTGCTAGTGGTAAAACAACTATGGCAGTTTCTAAATATAAGAATATGATAGAAAATGAAAATATAAAAAGTTCAAATATATTATGCTTATTTATGAATAAATATCAAAATATAACATGGACAAGAGAGATGGATTTTAACATGACTAGTGAGATTCGAAAAAACTCTTACTATGGATTTATCAGAAAAGAACTATCACTTTATTGGCCATATGTAGTAGAAAATTGCAAGGAATTAAAAATTAGTTTGTTGAAACCTGAATTCGCATCTTTTGATGCTACAAATTATGCTATGAAAGCACTAGTGGAGCATTTTAGAACGTCTAAAGGGTACTTTATAGATATTACATCAACTTCTTCTAAAATAGCTTCAGATTTGATTTCTAACATTAATAATGCTGCACTATCATTAGTGCCTTTTAATGAAATAGGAACTAGGCTATATAATTCATTAGAGGTAAAGGATTTTTGTGCAAAAGAAACATATAATCAATTGGATGAAGTAATTCAATATTATATCTCAAAATTATTGGGAAATGGTGTTGTAGATTATGGATTGTGTTTTTACTTGTATAATAAGTATTTACTTAAAGATGCAAGATACTTTAATATGAATAAAATAAAATATCTTATAGTAGACGATATAGATCAGGCTTCACCATCAGAGCTAGATCTGATATTTAAGCTTATTGATAATGTAGACAAGGCATACTTGTTTTACAACCCAAGCGGTGGATTTTGTAGTTATTATGGGGCTAATACTAATTATTTGAGACAAAAATTAAATATTGATTATGATGAAATTATTCTAGATGAGCATTTTTGCTGTAATGATGAATTTATTGATTTTTCGCGTGCGATAGAAAACCGAGCACATAATAATTACGAAGAGGAGAAAATAAGCGACAACCTACCAGCTTATATAGATTTGACTTCACAGCTTCGATGCGAAATGGTTGAAAAAATATCATTTAAAATTGAAGAATTAATAAATCATGGAGTTAAGCCTAAGGATATAGCTGTAATATGTCCATTTAATGATTTTGTCATTTCTCATGAACTACAGAAAAAAACAAAAGAATTAGGTATATCAGTCATGGAGACTTCTAAAAAATATAGATTTATTGACAATGAATATTTACAGCCATTAATTATATTAGCAGTATTGTGTAATTCTTTTACAAGCATAAAGTTAACAAGTGAAGATTATAAAAACTTTTTTTCTTTTATGTTACAGCTAGATATAATCAGGAGCTCGCTACTTTCTGATTTAGTAAATTCGAGTGGAGAGATGCGAGATATTAATAAAGCCATCCAAGATAGAGTAGGCATTGAGGTCGCAAGTAATTATAATGAATTAAAAAAATGGATAAGTGATTATAAAGAAAGTAACTTGGAATGCAATATACCACTAGGAGAATTTTTTAGAAAAGCATTCTTAGAAGTTCTTATAACAATACCTAAAGTTAAACAACATGTAGGTGACTATATAAGTATATATGAAAATTGTGAAAGCTTCGTAAATACTTTAGATAAATTACAATTTAAAGGGAAGTCATCTGAGGAGAGATTTATAGAATTTATAAGGCGTGATGGAAAAGATTTTTATTCGTTGAATGATATTCAAGAAATGCTATTACAAGAGAATAGTATAGTTTTCACATCGCCATATACATATTTAACTTCAAATTTAAGTAGCGTGGTTCAGATATGGGCAGATATTAACAGTAATATGTGGTGTTCAAGAAATATAAAGGAATTATCAAATTATTACGTGTTAAGAAGTAATTGGAATATTAATGATATCTATACGCAGGAAACAGAAAACAATAATATATATAGAATTTTAATGTCCGTTGTTGATGGCCTTTTAAGAAAATGTAGGGGCAAATTATACATATATGGCAGTGAGTATTCTCTAAATGGATATGAACAACAAAGTATATTTGCGGATATCCTTGTAGAAATCTTAAGCGGAAGAGGTGAAAATTATGATAGGGGATATGAGTAA
- a CDS encoding DUF4097 family beta strand repeat-containing protein — translation MRKFNEKKVVKCLMIVVMCSIILGGVGYVLEYKLGIIKSNNDITQGSSTSNDKFNIEATKEFSKGNIKTINVETVSTDVNIITSKEDKIRVHFYGNSNSKKSAPHLEAFVNGDDLDVLIKYPGKIFGININTKINLDIYVPEDYKKDLKINTTSGDVIIGDLRLDKFKFQTTSGDAKINLLTTNETIFEGTSGKVNVKSLLSKKNEFKTTSGDTKIENITGDILGQSVSGWFKFKYKDFNNDINIDSTSGDVELKLPKKSEFKLDFDSTSGDLRNDFPITVTGEADKHEIKGDVGNGNKIIKINTTSGNATINASDE, via the coding sequence ATGAGAAAATTTAATGAAAAAAAGGTTGTAAAATGCTTGATGATTGTAGTTATGTGTTCAATAATACTAGGAGGAGTAGGGTACGTACTTGAGTATAAATTAGGTATTATAAAATCTAACAATGATATAACACAAGGAAGCAGTACATCTAATGATAAGTTTAATATAGAGGCTACAAAGGAATTTAGTAAAGGGAATATTAAAACCATAAATGTAGAAACAGTAAGCACAGACGTAAACATTATCACTAGCAAGGAAGATAAAATAAGAGTTCATTTTTATGGTAATTCAAATTCGAAAAAGTCAGCACCACATTTAGAGGCATTTGTAAATGGGGATGATCTAGATGTTTTAATTAAATATCCAGGTAAAATTTTTGGTATAAATATAAACACAAAAATAAATTTAGATATATATGTTCCGGAAGACTATAAAAAGGATTTAAAAATAAATACAACATCAGGGGATGTTATTATAGGAGACCTACGATTAGATAAATTTAAATTTCAAACAACATCAGGAGATGCTAAGATAAACTTATTAACAACTAATGAAACAATATTTGAGGGTACTTCCGGCAAAGTAAATGTAAAATCCTTATTAAGTAAGAAGAATGAATTTAAGACAACTTCAGGGGACACAAAAATAGAAAATATTACAGGAGATATATTAGGTCAATCAGTTTCAGGTTGGTTCAAGTTTAAGTATAAAGACTTTAACAATGATATTAATATAGACTCTACTTCAGGAGATGTGGAATTAAAACTTCCTAAAAAATCAGAATTTAAATTAGACTTTGACAGTACATCAGGTGATCTTAGAAATGATTTTCCTATAACAGTGACAGGAGAAGCTGACAAGCATGAAATAAAAGGGGATGTAGGTAATGGAAATAAAATAATAAAAATAAATACAACTTCAGGTAATGCTACTATTAATGCTTCGGATGAGTAA
- a CDS encoding PadR family transcriptional regulator: MNVQFKKGVLELCVLSVLDGRDCYGYELVNEISQDIDISEGTIYPLLRRLKSDGFVTTYLQESQEGPPRKYYSITTLGKNTKEELKDEWLDFVITVSKVLKIEQKKEMRI, translated from the coding sequence ATGAATGTACAATTTAAAAAAGGCGTTCTTGAATTATGTGTATTATCTGTACTTGATGGCAGAGATTGCTACGGATATGAACTTGTAAATGAAATTTCACAAGATATAGATATATCTGAAGGAACAATATATCCTTTGCTTAGGAGATTAAAAAGTGATGGATTTGTAACTACTTATCTTCAAGAATCACAAGAAGGGCCACCAAGGAAGTATTACAGCATTACGACACTGGGTAAGAATACAAAAGAAGAGCTAAAAGATGAGTGGTTGGATTTTGTAATCACAGTGAGCAAAGTTTTAAAGATAGAACAGAAAAAGGAGATGAGGATATGA
- a CDS encoding DegT/DnrJ/EryC1/StrS aminotransferase family protein, with product MRNIPFSPPDITDTEKKLVMEVLDSGWITSGPKAMEFEDQIAKYCHANNAVALSSASAGLELILKVYNICEGDEVITTPYTYTATASVIIHRGVKPTFVDVKEGSFLIDEQKLGMTITPKTKAIITVDFAGVPVDYDAIKEVLREKNREDIIFISDSAHSFGAIYKGNKVGTQADFNVFSFHAVKNLTTSEGGAIVFNDNKFKGKEDLLREFKITSYQGQSKDTFAKMKAGAWKYDIITDGMKCNMTDISAAIGISQLQRYEGMIEQRRDIFNVYTKALETKQWAIIPFIKDENRETSYHLYPLRVKGINEIQRDEVVQKLADISIATNVHFTPLPMFTLYKNLGYSIKDYPNAYNQYANEITLPVYSTLKLEDAEYVVQKVIRCVEEIMG from the coding sequence ATAAGGAATATTCCTTTTTCACCTCCAGACATAACTGATACAGAAAAAAAGCTTGTAATGGAGGTGCTAGATTCAGGGTGGATTACAAGTGGGCCTAAGGCTATGGAATTTGAAGATCAAATTGCTAAGTATTGTCATGCAAATAATGCAGTAGCACTTTCAAGTGCGAGTGCAGGCTTAGAACTTATATTAAAGGTTTATAACATTTGCGAGGGCGACGAAGTTATTACAACACCTTATACATATACAGCTACAGCAAGTGTAATAATCCATAGGGGAGTTAAGCCAACTTTTGTAGATGTTAAAGAAGGCAGTTTTTTAATAGATGAGCAAAAATTAGGTATGACAATTACACCTAAAACGAAAGCTATAATAACTGTGGATTTTGCAGGGGTTCCTGTAGATTATGATGCTATAAAAGAAGTACTTAGGGAAAAAAATAGAGAAGATATTATATTTATATCAGATTCAGCTCACTCATTTGGAGCAATATACAAAGGAAACAAAGTTGGAACACAGGCTGATTTTAATGTTTTTTCGTTCCATGCGGTGAAGAATTTAACAACATCAGAGGGGGGAGCAATTGTTTTTAATGATAATAAATTTAAGGGGAAGGAAGATTTATTGCGAGAGTTTAAAATAACGTCTTATCAAGGTCAGTCAAAGGATACATTTGCTAAGATGAAAGCAGGAGCTTGGAAATATGATATCATAACAGATGGGATGAAATGTAATATGACAGATATTAGTGCAGCTATAGGGATTTCACAACTTCAAAGATATGAAGGAATGATTGAGCAAAGAAGAGATATTTTTAATGTGTATACCAAAGCTCTTGAAACTAAACAGTGGGCGATTATTCCTTTTATAAAGGATGAAAATAGAGAGACATCATATCATCTATATCCTTTAAGAGTAAAAGGAATTAATGAGATACAAAGAGATGAGGTAGTACAAAAACTTGCAGATATAAGCATAGCTACAAATGTTCACTTTACACCTTTACCAATGTTTACACTTTATAAGAATCTTGGGTATTCTATAAAGGATTATCCAAATGCATATAATCAATATGCAAATGAAATAACACTTCCAGTATACTCAACGCTTAAGTTAGAAGATGCAGAGTATGTGGTGCAAAAAGTAATAAGATGCGTAGAAGAGATAATGGGATAA
- a CDS encoding reverse transcriptase domain-containing protein, giving the protein MKQRFEDFKNGNIDLRNLSPLVYSEENVMLAVRQLSKGKGRMTKGPDGSNYDTIAKTNFIELGMIVKDRLLNKKMDYVKRIYIPKGDGKKRPIGICTIWDKLVEKCIQLVLDPYCETKFVPSSFGFREQVSTHNAIAKVKNQTNVMPYVLSVDMKDYFGTIDPNIMYRELWHMGIHDQVILNYIYRFIKKGYLEAGCKIYDPKGSAQGSIIGPLLSNVYLHRFDVWLRDQGDDWHDKSVNKFHNIDNRRSNMRRTNLKIGIHVRYADDILVLCKSKSDAEKFKYSVTKYLTKNMKLIINEDKTKIYDLKKEKMKYLGYNFKLYQKRSRIRNGKELMVINSLPKDKGNLIVEECCKRLNDIKKIPSYENIMAWNVYIIGLHNYYKGMNEFNKCFGKLGWRIYKRFYNTMEGRIKFITEQKIKNNFRKGTYKSWGKTGYYMLYDIPIVHIEWANWEYKLVSAIKGKICRINPYDYGEKKNHKPGVSLNDIKYLVESAKLSRQASRFSQFRISKYSSLHGLSHISGEVVPVEDYHCHHIVPCNKGGKDDYNNLCILSKEQHIILHSNNRAKLYDVVGKKYHKRVEELISLL; this is encoded by the coding sequence ATGAAACAGAGATTTGAAGATTTTAAAAATGGAAATATAGATTTGCGTAATTTAAGTCCTTTAGTTTATTCCGAAGAGAATGTTATGCTAGCAGTACGTCAACTTAGCAAGGGTAAAGGAAGAATGACAAAAGGACCAGATGGTTCTAATTATGATACCATAGCAAAAACGAATTTTATTGAGTTAGGTATGATAGTAAAAGACCGTTTACTTAATAAAAAGATGGATTATGTTAAACGTATTTATATTCCTAAAGGTGATGGTAAGAAACGACCTATTGGCATATGCACAATCTGGGATAAGCTTGTTGAGAAGTGTATTCAGCTAGTATTAGACCCGTACTGTGAAACTAAGTTTGTTCCTAGTTCCTTTGGATTTAGGGAGCAAGTATCAACACATAATGCAATAGCAAAAGTTAAAAACCAAACTAATGTTATGCCATATGTCTTATCTGTAGACATGAAGGATTATTTTGGAACTATAGACCCTAATATTATGTATAGGGAACTATGGCATATGGGAATACATGACCAAGTAATATTAAACTATATTTATCGTTTTATTAAGAAAGGTTACCTAGAAGCAGGGTGCAAAATCTATGACCCGAAGGGTTCTGCACAAGGTAGTATTATAGGACCATTATTATCAAATGTGTACCTTCATCGTTTTGATGTATGGTTGCGAGATCAGGGTGATGATTGGCATGATAAAAGTGTTAATAAGTTTCATAATATAGACAATAGACGTTCAAATATGAGAAGAACTAATTTGAAAATTGGTATCCATGTAAGGTACGCTGATGACATTTTAGTTTTATGTAAGAGTAAGAGTGATGCTGAAAAGTTTAAATATAGTGTAACGAAATATCTTACAAAAAATATGAAACTTATTATTAATGAAGATAAAACTAAAATTTATGATTTAAAGAAAGAAAAGATGAAATATCTGGGCTATAATTTTAAGCTTTATCAAAAACGTAGTAGAATAAGAAATGGTAAGGAGCTAATGGTAATTAACAGCTTACCAAAGGATAAGGGGAATTTAATAGTAGAAGAATGTTGTAAAAGACTTAATGATATTAAAAAAATACCTAGTTATGAGAACATCATGGCTTGGAATGTATATATTATAGGATTACATAATTACTATAAAGGTATGAATGAGTTTAATAAATGTTTTGGAAAGTTAGGATGGCGAATTTACAAAAGGTTTTATAATACAATGGAAGGTCGAATTAAGTTTATAACAGAACAAAAAATCAAGAATAATTTTAGAAAGGGTACATATAAAAGTTGGGGTAAAACAGGATACTACATGTTGTATGATATACCAATTGTTCATATAGAATGGGCTAATTGGGAATATAAATTAGTGAGTGCAATAAAAGGTAAAATATGTAGAATCAATCCGTACGATTATGGTGAAAAGAAAAACCATAAGCCTGGTGTATCTCTTAATGATATTAAGTACCTTGTAGAGAGTGCTAAATTATCTCGTCAGGCAAGTAGATTTAGTCAATTTAGAATTAGTAAATATAGTTCGTTACATGGATTGAGTCATATCTCTGGGGAAGTAGTTCCAGTAGAAGATTATCATTGCCATCATATAGTGCCTTGTAATAAGGGTGGTAAAGACGATTATAATAATCTATGCATACTAAGTAAGGAGCAACATATCATACTACATAGTAATAATAGAGCAAAATTATATGATGTGGTTGGAAAGAAGTATCATAAAAGGGTCGAAGAATTGATAAGTTTGCTATAA
- a CDS encoding DegT/DnrJ/EryC1/StrS aminotransferase family protein, giving the protein MKVKFYTSTREYTNKKSEFNNAVLGVMERGISMLGTEVTDFEEAVRKFTGAKYAIGVASGTDALVMASDILGFKDGKEVITSPFTFLASTSCIAKHRAKPVFVDIDEETFSIDVGKIEEEITKDTVGIIPIHLFSQMGDMDKIMDIASRNNLKVLEDAAESFGMRWKGNGSEFRHAGTIGDFGVFSFFPTKTLGAYGDAGMIVTNDENLARITKMYRVHGASKKYHYDYIGYNSRLDSIQAAILQVKMKYINEAIQKRNHIAKLYIDRLQDCEFIKIPKIKGNQKPVYYVFNILAERRDELCEYLKANEIGNSIYYPIPLHLQKCFEYLGYKKGDFPVSERIANDIIALPIYPEITEEEVEFVCETIKKFYKK; this is encoded by the coding sequence ATGAAGGTTAAATTTTATACATCTACAAGAGAATATACTAATAAAAAGTCGGAATTTAACAATGCTGTTCTAGGAGTTATGGAAAGAGGAATATCGATGCTAGGCACAGAGGTAACTGACTTCGAAGAAGCAGTTAGAAAATTTACTGGAGCTAAATATGCAATTGGTGTTGCATCGGGTACAGATGCCTTAGTAATGGCTTCTGATATACTAGGTTTTAAAGATGGGAAAGAAGTAATAACTTCACCTTTTACTTTCTTAGCTTCTACATCTTGCATTGCAAAACATAGGGCAAAACCTGTATTTGTAGATATTGATGAAGAAACTTTTAGTATAGATGTAGGCAAAATAGAAGAAGAAATAACAAAGGATACCGTAGGGATTATCCCAATTCATTTATTTTCACAAATGGGTGATATGGATAAAATTATGGACATAGCCAGTAGAAATAATTTGAAGGTTTTAGAAGACGCTGCGGAATCGTTTGGTATGAGATGGAAAGGGAATGGATCAGAATTTAGACATGCAGGTACAATAGGAGACTTTGGTGTTTTCTCATTCTTTCCTACCAAGACGTTAGGAGCTTATGGCGACGCTGGTATGATAGTAACTAACGATGAAAACTTAGCACGTATTACTAAAATGTACAGGGTTCATGGGGCTTCTAAGAAGTATCATTATGATTACATTGGATATAATTCAAGATTGGATTCAATTCAAGCGGCTATATTACAAGTGAAAATGAAATATATAAACGAAGCAATTCAAAAGAGAAATCATATTGCAAAATTATATATAGATAGATTACAAGATTGTGAGTTTATTAAAATACCTAAAATTAAAGGAAATCAAAAGCCGGTGTATTATGTATTTAATATATTAGCCGAAAGAAGAGATGAACTTTGCGAATATCTAAAAGCTAATGAAATAGGAAATAGTATTTATTATCCAATACCGCTTCATCTTCAAAAATGTTTTGAATACTTAGGATATAAAAAAGGCGATTTCCCAGTATCTGAAAGAATAGCAAATGACATCATTGCACTTCCTATATACCCAGAGATAACTGAGGAAGAAGTAGAATTTGTTTGTGAAACTATTAAGAAATTCTATAAAAAGTAA
- a CDS encoding GntR family transcriptional regulator: MINIDSRSGKPIYEQIIEKVKENIIKGILEPGDKLPSVRELASLITINPNTISKAYNELERMKAIEVIRGKGTFVVENFKPIMNEEKMREIKEHMKKIIIEAHYIGVDKDTLIDILNEIYNQF; encoded by the coding sequence TTGATAAACATTGATAGCAGAAGCGGTAAACCTATTTATGAACAGATTATTGAGAAAGTAAAGGAAAATATAATAAAAGGAATATTAGAACCGGGAGATAAATTGCCTTCTGTAAGGGAACTTGCATCGCTTATAACAATCAATCCTAATACTATAAGCAAAGCATATAATGAGCTAGAAAGAATGAAGGCAATTGAAGTTATAAGAGGAAAAGGAACATTTGTAGTAGAAAATTTCAAACCTATCATGAATGAAGAAAAGATGAGAGAAATAAAAGAACATATGAAGAAAATAATTATAGAGGCACATTATATAGGTGTTGATAAAGATACGTTAATAGATATACTAAATGAAATTTATAACCAGTTTTAA
- a CDS encoding ATP-dependent helicase, translating to MIGDMSNEEVKISYRDDQLHIMEYRGGTMAVPAVPGAGKTFIICNLVCELIEDKIHKPGKILIVTFMNSAVNNFKHRISIVLQNKGITASNDYEVMTIHSLALKILKDRPDVVGVNEEFKILDDVNKSLYLNKCIMHWRRNGGENIFKAMILDKSLNKYPGKQNDWWNDFFTTVDTIIGELKINDISPEKLKDEVKNLNQDSILNYISEIYDSYTKTLKREGYIDYNDLLILAYKLLKTDDVLREKLNVKYTFVFEDECQDSNLIQGRILGLISEKNGNLVRVGDVNQSITGTFTSSDPKFFREFCENANKKFEMYMAGRSTKHIIDLANELVRHINNHHGEEKCRCALVNQEIKTVPEFFKLKKQDVDIYGISTMVCSSNQDEINKATKLTMKFKEKYPNKTCAILVPYNNQVKEIADKLRELNIECDELSNKSDKRCKAAFTLGYILQFISEPHDSFKFKDLVKNVFIEENNEESERLFDFIQDYKVEKLMYPNGGVIDQKDVPREILGSEVYQKFIKCMQQIKIIFQYPQTHLDRLILHISDVLNFSLEDRAMADAVASYIRFLSKDESDFCLKHIVDQLLDEKNGILNHISGIIYDLEGYEPSSDRITVSTCHKAKGLEWDCVFILSITSYQYPYMTTDKFREYYYLKQQFKNPTVLCKAEIAKILGNNICEDPIGEAKIQIINEKIRLLYVGITRAKEYLILMASKCNEGKWNESKPSKYFYVLQDYINSQRGDGKC from the coding sequence ATGATAGGGGATATGAGTAATGAAGAGGTAAAAATAAGTTATAGGGATGATCAATTGCATATAATGGAATATAGAGGAGGAACCATGGCGGTTCCAGCAGTTCCAGGAGCAGGGAAAACCTTCATAATATGTAATCTAGTATGTGAACTTATAGAAGATAAAATTCATAAACCTGGGAAAATACTTATAGTTACTTTTATGAATAGTGCAGTGAATAACTTTAAACATAGAATTTCAATAGTTTTACAAAATAAGGGAATAACAGCGAGTAATGATTATGAAGTTATGACTATTCATAGTTTAGCACTAAAGATTTTAAAAGATAGACCGGATGTAGTGGGAGTTAATGAAGAATTTAAAATATTAGATGATGTAAATAAAAGCTTATATTTAAATAAGTGCATTATGCATTGGAGAAGAAACGGTGGAGAAAATATATTTAAGGCTATGATATTAGATAAATCCCTAAATAAATACCCAGGAAAACAAAATGATTGGTGGAATGATTTTTTCACGACGGTGGATACAATTATTGGGGAATTAAAGATAAATGATATTTCTCCAGAAAAGTTAAAGGATGAAGTGAAAAATTTAAACCAAGACAGCATTTTAAATTATATATCTGAAATTTATGATTCATACACTAAAACCCTAAAAAGAGAGGGCTATATAGATTATAACGATTTGCTAATTCTTGCATATAAGCTTCTAAAAACTGATGATGTGCTTCGCGAAAAATTAAATGTAAAATATACTTTTGTATTTGAAGATGAGTGCCAAGACTCTAATTTAATTCAGGGAAGAATATTGGGTTTAATTTCTGAAAAAAACGGAAACTTAGTTAGGGTAGGGGATGTTAATCAAAGTATAACAGGTACATTTACATCTTCAGATCCAAAATTTTTCAGAGAATTTTGTGAAAATGCAAATAAAAAGTTTGAAATGTATATGGCAGGACGTAGCACAAAACATATTATTGATTTAGCAAACGAATTAGTTCGACATATCAATAATCATCATGGTGAAGAAAAATGTAGGTGTGCATTAGTAAATCAAGAAATTAAAACGGTACCAGAGTTTTTTAAACTAAAAAAGCAGGATGTGGACATTTACGGAATAAGCACTATGGTTTGTAGTTCAAATCAGGATGAAATTAATAAAGCTACTAAGCTAACAATGAAATTCAAAGAAAAATATCCTAATAAAACCTGTGCCATATTAGTTCCGTATAATAATCAAGTTAAAGAAATAGCGGATAAACTTAGAGAGTTAAATATTGAGTGTGATGAATTGTCAAATAAATCAGATAAAAGATGTAAGGCTGCATTTACATTAGGATATATATTGCAGTTTATTTCAGAGCCACATGATAGTTTTAAATTCAAAGATTTAGTAAAGAATGTGTTTATAGAAGAAAACAACGAAGAAAGTGAAAGGTTGTTTGATTTCATACAAGATTATAAAGTAGAAAAGCTAATGTATCCCAATGGAGGAGTCATAGATCAGAAAGATGTTCCTCGCGAAATATTAGGTTCAGAGGTCTATCAAAAATTTATAAAGTGCATGCAGCAGATTAAAATAATATTTCAATATCCTCAAACACATTTAGATAGACTGATTTTGCATATTAGTGATGTTTTAAATTTCAGTCTTGAGGATAGAGCGATGGCAGATGCAGTTGCATCGTATATTAGATTTCTATCAAAAGATGAAAGTGACTTTTGTTTAAAGCATATAGTGGATCAGTTGCTAGATGAAAAAAATGGTATATTAAATCATATTTCAGGTATAATTTATGACCTAGAAGGATATGAACCTTCCTCAGATAGAATAACAGTTTCTACTTGTCATAAAGCAAAAGGACTGGAATGGGATTGTGTATTTATATTAAGCATCACATCTTACCAATACCCATATATGACAACGGATAAATTTAGGGAGTACTATTACTTGAAACAACAATTTAAAAACCCTACAGTTCTTTGTAAAGCTGAAATTGCAAAAATTCTTGGTAATAATATTTGCGAGGATCCAATTGGGGAAGCGAAAATACAGATAATAAATGAAAAAATAAGGCTCTTATACGTAGGAATAACAAGAGCTAAAGAATATTTAATTTTAATGGCATCTAAGTGTAATGAAGGTAAATGGAATGAAAGTAAACCTTCAAAGTACTTTTATGTGCTTCAAGACTACATAAACAGCCAAAGGGGCGATGGTAAATGTTAG